The region ACAATGATAAACTAATTTAGAATTGTGTTGGCTACCTAGCCAACTAACGCAACATCGCCGGATTTGACGACTGCCAATTAGCTAGCAAGTTATTCAGCTACATTAGCTACCTCGTCAGGTACCAAGCACGTAGGTTGCATCAGCAAGCTATTAAATTATAGTAGCAAAGCTGAATACACAGCCAAGCAACTGTAAAAAGAACTTGTACAATTTGATCCTCCTAACAAACGCCTGGATTTGTGTGAACTTGTGGCAATGCagtgctagcaagctagctgtgatgtcatgacaAACTTGCTGGCTAGCTAGGTCGCTAAGGAAGACCTCACATAAGATAAAACGCCGACCGTTAAGTTATATTACCATTGACTACTCTGTGGGGACACGATAGTTTTCTAAAGTTATCTCGCtaatatgaatattttgaaaattcCGTAAAATTACCCAAAGAAATAAGCAGTGATCTCTAACTAAGTAGCAACGATCAACCAAGTTAGCTAAACTAGCTATCTCTCTAACCAGTAGCTTATGCTATCGATACTCACCTGGCTGTGAGAAACAACAAGGCTCTTGTTCCCTTCTCCGTGGTATTTCCAGTCGTTCTCGTCCATTTTATCCAGTTCCATAACACAGCCGTTGTGGTGTATATTTACCACCATTTAATAACTTAAATAGTTAGCACTAGGCCAAACTACTGGCACGCACCATCACTACAAAAGTGGTGCGAAACAATTCTCTTCACTGACACACCGACAAACTGCTACTACCGCTTAGCTCAAGGATATCCCTCCTGACCTATTTCTACTGGTCCGTGTTTTAGAACTGTGACTCCAATTGGATTATCAAAATCGGAATCTTCGGGGCTCTTCCATTATCACCCATCTAATGGATGACACTAACGCCAATCAAATTCAACTACCGCCTCTTTGTTCAGGAAATTCAGCATGAAAGCGCTAAGCCACTGCCCATAAATGGCTGGCGTGATTAGTATTACTTATTGCAACATTGGCCGGAGTGTTGTGTGCTCTAGCAAGACATAGGTGGTGTTTTCATCAACGATTTATGTAGTTGGCAACAGTTTTGGTTTGCTGCTTGtaaatgctaccaaatatttaaataaacaacttCATTTCTGCCTGTAGCTAGTGTAATGGAGTGAACTGGAAGTAATTAATGAGACCAACTTACAAAACAATGTTcatgcatttaataaatattgcattttatttttatttatttatttatttatttgggggtgggggggtgggatgaaATCGGACGTTAATATTAACATTCACTCAAAATGAATACAGTAATCCTCAAGAAGGCTCATTTTTTCTTAGTATCTCCAAGATGTGCTACTGTGGCTCACTGCCATTCCTTGAACTGCTCATTCTATTACACATTCTATTTGGTCATTCTTTTTGGTATAACGATAGAAAATGTCCTGAGTCAACcatgtgaattttatttaatgattacATAAAATTTATATATACTTGCTTCCTGCTCATGATATATGTAACCATGTACCTTTTTGAAAATTAGATAATGTAAATAAAGTACAATTTCACCCTCACTTTAATCAATTGCAGAGACTTGGAATTGTGGGCTATATTTGTATCAGATACTTTTGGGGAATTTATatgtagattaaaaaaaaaaaatcaagctaGGATATTTGTTTCCcccatttttggctggaccgcaacagcggggccagccctacaaactcgaatgtctgtgactgagtgactgagtgatgaagttacatcattggtcggtcggatcacatgtgttaggtccagccatatactaggttttgacctggtcttgttcacCATTTACTGTGTGTCCACTATTGTATATTCAATCAGCATAGTGTAGCATTACCACACACCAAAGTCAGGACAACTGAAAACAGGTTTGGATGTTTGGTTGCGTTGCACAGAATCAAATTAAACAGAATCTTTCTTCTTTTGCACTGTATGATTCCAGTCATCAAGACAGGATCAAGATTCCCCAACATATTCAAAACTGGGAAAAATGTGTGGCAAGACACCAAAGGAgagatacagtatatacacaatGTTACTTAAATGTTGTATATTTATCATGAAGCTAGCTTAtgaaggtttttatttcaagctGGCTATAGCTATCTCACTCCTCCTTGTGGAATATGTTCCACTGCAGGAGTGGCTTAGTGTTTAGGCAGCAGAACAGAAATATTCTTTGGCCTGATCAGGGCCCAGACATCTGTAATGGACAAAGCCACATGAGGACTAAAAGGATGACACAGAACCCTCACAGCTGCATGGCTGTAGCATAGTTGGTCTAATGGAACAGACCCACAGTGAATTGCCATTGGTTTTATTTAGACCTGCATTATTATGTCAGTCAGAAAGTTTCATTTATGGAATCATACTCTTTAAAACATATCCTTACATTTCTCATTCACTTGGCCAcagctttatatttttaacaattCTATACCCTCCAACACAATGGCCTGTGTTATGCTTTGGCATCACAACATAGCTGACACAAACCCAGTTTTAATTACCAGCAAAGAAATTCACCACCATTCCACGCAGACTCATGGCCACCCagcccttacaaaaaaaaaatcaactgtcATTCAATTGTAGTTGTAATGAGTGTAATTTTTGCAGTATTCCCCTAGTattatgcaatattttaaacaaacttgTTTTTCAATTGCAGTATTAGTGCGGTTATAATGCCATTTCACTACTTCATGTGCAGTACTCATGAGGTAGATCTCTTTAGTATTGCATTTTAACTGGATTGTACTGCATTGTACTTTAGATAAACTACAGTATTACTTCGCAGTAGCTGCAGGAATTTTTTGTAAGGGGGGCAATTATTTCATGGAACACTCTTTAATTTATTGTCCATTCTagaacatgaaatgcatttgagaTAAATAATTTGTTCAAGATAAATAGGCCATATGTTGTATACAAACTTAGATTGTTGACTGTGGAGTTGATAACAACAGTACGCGTGGAACAACACATTCTTTACCTCAGATATCAATAGCAGATAAAATGTAGATATGAAAGGTCGATTGCCAGCTCAATCTGACCTTAACTGACTGCTTACTTCGAAGGAAAATCCCCGGGCCGGCAGATTAAAAATTAGTACAAAGTTCACTGTTTCAACTACGTTGAAatgtgggtggggtcccaagtgaaatgtttcaaatttccctgccaatgtcaaacagtgtattctcctgatggtattgactctattgttttgagttgtttgggggaACGGATGATTGAACTCTATCAGTAACAAAGAACAAACAAGATATATTGGTGATTTTATGCgttgctgtgggatggcattccattcctcaaccTGGATGCGTCGCAGGTCAGCCAGCATGGTTGAATGGAAAGGCCTGCCAACAGTCCAgacctcaacccaattgaacacttgTGGGATCAGCTCAGGCGGGCTGTACGTGCTAGAGTGACCAACGCAACcacgttggctgacctgcgatgaatcctggttgaggaatggaatgccatcccacagcaacGCGTGACCAcgctggtgaccagcatgaggaggaggtgccaggctgttgtggctgcgtatggttcttccacccgctactgaggctcctgactgtttgttcaatgaataaaccgtaaaattaccaatatttcttgtttgttccttgttactgatagagttcaatcatccaatcccccaaacaactcaaaacaatagagtcaataccaacaggagaatacactgtttgacattggcagggaaatttgccacatttcacttgggaccccatccacataatcagctgtgctgctcatcccacaaatgcatgatccttacaaatgggacatcattGTGAAGGGAAATTAACTggctttccaatgatataagATACATGCTGATACatgctaataatacagtagcactcgaccaaacacaaatttccaaactttttttgaggagtttatgtaaattacattaattaaaatagaacaaaaacgATATTTCCCTAGGGCCAGAATTTCTAAAAGCGATAACTGCATAAAGAAAGACGCAGTATGTCTACTGTAGGTTACCGTAGAAATTGCTGCCGTCCTCTCTTCACGGTAGTCCAATAGAATTTCGCATTACTACATATAGAATGCAACAAGTGATATGATTCGTTAATTTCATTGAAACAGCAAGCGAGCTACACACGGCCGAAATAATGGCAGTACTCTCTTTATGCTACAATAGTCGATGGCTAGGTAACAAATGCAGTAGTTAGCTGGCGTGTTAAcgtttttttgtgcattaatgATCGCATATTTACTGTTATGGATTGTGCATAACTCGCTAGCTACCCAAACGTAAGGCTTGTTTAATATCTAACGTTAACTAATGTTAGTTTATACAAAGTTAATTTatctggctggctagctagctaacattctGATGCAGCTTGCTCACATTATATGTTAACGATCCCCTGCTAAGATGGTTAGCTTATTAAAATATCAACGGTACCGCTACTTGGTTAGATAGCTACCTGTAACTACCAGGTAAATTTAAGAGCACGTAGTTTCCGCTAGCTATGAATGGGTGTTTGACTGGCTGGAAGTTAAGCTAGCAAGTTACGAGAGGATGTTGTGGTAATGCCTAGCCAAGCTGAGCAACACTAGGTCAGTATATATCGGTAGGGTAAGTTATATTGTACTTGCCTGGTTGGCAAAAGGAGGACGGATAGTAATTACGTTACTTTACAGTGTTAACTAGTCTAACTGTTCGAAGaacactagctagctatcgaTAAATTACGTACGTTACAGATAGTTAGCTAACAGTTCCACAACTGGTCAATTAGCGTTAGttgtatttaaatggaaatCGGATCTGCCTTGCTGGTTAATTTGGCGAGTTAGATATATAATGTCAACTAACTAGGTTTTGGTTTAGATAGTCAGTAGTAAAAAGACTTGGCATTTTACCATTTCTTTTCCCAGGAATGTCATTTTGCGCAAATTCCAATGCATTGACAACACCTATAACCATTAACGCTATTGGCTGACAAAAGTTGCACCTGGGTCAGGGTACAACTAAGGTATATCAGGTGTGAACCACTTCTTAGTGATGTGTATACCTTAGTCATTAAGGTATGTGTCGTTACTTGTGTAAGCGACAAAACATATAAGGCCCTTTGTTCTGTTATTTCGTTACTGCTAACGGTAGATGCTAATTTCTCAAATACTTGAACATGTTGGTTAATTAAACCATTGCTACGGTCAGTCAAGTTGATGTTGGGTTATGCCTGCCTGGTCACTAGAATGGAGTGCCCACCGACGAAGCGACTGAAAGGGCTAAATTATGGTGCTCCATCCACTACTGATTCATTTGGTGATGACGGGGACTTCACTCAAGATGACCTGGATGAGATTGATATTATTGCCTCTCAGGCATTCACAGGGGATGTGGGAGTGAAAGGTCCTAAAGAGACTTTTGGTGCAGTTTATCCTCTTCCGGGTGCCCAGAGAAAACCTGTTCCAGAGGGTAGGAAAGCCTCTGCTTTGAGTGGAAGTAGCAACCCTGGCCAGAGTAACATGGGCAGCATTTATCAACTTCCAACCGTTGAGGTTTTTGGTAAGTTTCAAACGTTTTCTGGGTTGTGATTTTAAGGATGCAAGCATGTTTTCTGGGTAATGATTCCTATGCctttttgcttattttaagaGTACAATGTCATATCTGTATTACCTGTCTTGTATCTGACATGAAGTGAAAGcatgtaatattattttgtagTAAGCCCATGTGTTGGGGGTGTGTATGTTTCAGGGAATGTACAGCAGCAATTCAAGAAAAACAAGGATGACCTGTCCTATGGTAATCTGGAAGCACAACAAGCTGAGCTAAAGAAAAAGGTATTGACACATCAGTTAATGTCTTTGGAACACTGCCTGTGATGGACGCTGAATAGATTTGGTTTACGTGTGGCAGTTGTGACACATACAAAAAACCATACAGAAATAACATCAGatatattacacacagacctgctCCCTCATTTCTATATGCCTCCTTGAGGAGCACATTTGAGACAAATTAAGACCCGTTTCCCTGTTTGTGATCTCATAAGTTGAAGGAAGTGGAGGATAAGCTCCTGATGAAAGATGGGGAGATCCGTGTCCTGCGTGACTCCATTAGGCACGCCCAGCAGGAGAaggagcaagagagacagagccagctcctccaggagaaggagagagctcACATCCAGagtgagaaggagaaagagctcTTGAAGAAGGTAACTGTGACTCCACCACTGTGGGCTGCTCTTGCAAGCAGTCTGATATAAACATATAGATCGAAGGACTGAATCCTCTTTTTAGTTCACTTTTCATGTTATCATTTGTCTGATACTCTGGTGCACAAGTAAGTCAAAATAATTCAGCTTATGGAGGGAGACAGTAGATGACTAATTTCCAGAAGTGCTCAAACCTTCTCTTCATAAACACaatttctcctctctcttggCCTAAAAATAAGTTCCTATGCTGTCACAGGATTTATGGGGCTGGTAGGATCTGCCTTTGACTATACAGTAGGTCACCACCTACAATAATGGCTATGAAGCGCTAATACTGGTGACTACAAAGGCTCACTTGAGTTGAATTGCAACCATTTAGCAAGTCTAGTTTGAAAGAATTCATTGTCATCTGATCACAACACATAAGAGCACTTACAAAAGTTGTTTTGTATGGCAGtagaatttaattgttttttggtGCATCATTTCTTACAATAATCTGACTTTCCAGGTGAAATCCTTGCAGTCAGAATTGCACTTTAAAGAAGCAGAGATGAATGAAATAAAGACCAAACTTCAGAACTCTGAACGGGGAAGTAAGCGTGTTGTATCTTCTACTGCAAGAAATAGGTATGCTTTATTGCagtccattcttttttttgtttacatcaAGTGTTTACATCTTTTCCTCTCATAATCCAAAGACCTGGTATCTAGTTTCAATATGTTGACCTTAGCTAGGAATTTGTTTTAGTTCTTGGAAatgctgttattatttattaattttttggcTGGAACGCATCAGCGGCCCTACAGACGCGAATGTctctgagtgactgagtgagtgctgaagttacaccattggtcggctgagttATGAAATTACACCACTGGTCAGCCGGAtgacgtgtgttaggtccagccgtatactaggatttaacctggtcttgttctttGTGAAATGTTTATTCGCAGATCTCTTAGAGATATAgaatactgaaaatgtattgaatatatacattatatatacatatataaaatatattgactTGTTACAACACTTCACCATGTcttaacatttgaaatgtgaaattattgccactttcacatatttaaaatgcactttgaaATATGTTTGATGCCTTTGTGCAGATGCCAGATCTAgccaatcctcacccatttaggtAGTGTTCTATTTATGGCTTTGTAACTCCATGTAACTCTATGCTAACTCCTTAATTGTGCTATGCTAAATCCTTGGTTGTACTATGCTAACTCCTTGGTTGTGCTATGCTAACTCCTTGGTTCTACAGCCCCAGGAGGTGTTCCCCGGCAGCACTGCAGCAGGATGGGAGTGGGGGCAGTGGAGTCTCCCCTGGGGTCAGCCCATTCCTCACCAAGGAGAGCTTTGCTGCTCAGCTGTCCAGCAGGGCTTCTCCAGCCACTGCTGACCGGGTCAGCCATTTTGGGGCGGGTAAGCAGTTACTACtcatcacagtttttttttttaaaagacattctGTTGAATCGGGTGTGTAATCCATACATCCCAGTTGAAGCGCCAGTGCTGGGCACAAGGCAAATCACAGAAAGGATAAATATCCTACACAGTGAGTTTATTAACTGAACCACAGACAGAAGTTTTGGAGACCTACCCAGTCAGTATTGTCTTTATAGTCCAGTTTGGGTGCATTAAATTGTATATAGGCCAAGTGcctcttgtttttcttttttcaatattCCTGTCGCCTTTAAAGAGAGTTTGTATAAACTTGTATAAAATTGAATTAACTTAAGCCTGTAAAGAGTATTTCAGTGTCACAGTCCTCTTTGCCACCCCCTCTGTATGATAGTGGTTTGCACTGTAGGCATTGTTCTCTCTTTGCTTATGTAATCCTGCATCAAGGTGGAAGACCTGTCAGTGAGGCCAACAACAGCGTCAGCAACGATTCAAAATTCCGGAAGCAGGGTTTCACCGGTCCTGACGCGTGCAGCTGTCAAGGTAGCTTTACATCTGTCTTCCCAGCAGTGAAGTGAAATCCGTTAGCCAGTCCAAAAAAAAGACTGTCCATGCACTGTATACCATTTAAggtattttcagtgtttttgtgaaaacagTTCAAATTCATTCAACACATCTGAGAAGTATTCAGTTTTGAGAAAACTTTTAAATTACGTGTCCCATAGAAGTGCAACCGTTTTGTGACTCGTCTCAGCCGTTCTCAAGATGTACACCGTTTAAAAATTAAGCATCAAGAAAATGGTTTTGAACCGATTTGTTACttgctgttgtgctgttttCTTTGCGAAGAGTGGATTCTGCTgaacctgctgctgcagcacccGCTGGACCCCAGCACCTTAGGCCTGAGCCACCTGCTGTGCCTCAGCCCAGAAACCCTGCCCGGCCTCCTAATGCAGCACAGCTACCTCAGCCCGTAAGCAGGCCTCGGACACTCCGTGAATTGTGTCTTCCCCAGTGCCACAGCTGCGTTCTCTCAGCAGAGATACCTGCCCTTGACATTCCCACCCAGCGAGGGCTGGGACATAGGTGTTCTCATTACTTGACACATTTGCATAGCTGAATGGTTGTAATGCAATTGTACGTTTAGTGTTTTCTTTTAGGCACATGGCACTcaaatccagagtgatttacacaacatacattttacatgcaacCCATTAACATGGATATGTATTGAAGCAACTAAGATTACTTCAACATTACTCGAGGATATGGCACCGCTCCTCCTAGGAATTGAACGTGCAAGTTCTGAGTTTTAAGCTAAGTTCCCTAAACATTATACTACGTTGCCTAAAGTTGCCCCTGTGTGCCAAAAATCATATTATTGGCTCAGTACCACATCATCTAGATAAttatttttccctccctcttcccgcCGCACCAGGGGGTCTTCAGCGGGGTCCAGCGGCTCCTCAGAGCCCAAGGctgtgcagcagctgcagagcGGCTTCAGCCAGGCCCAGAGCCTCGCCATGTCCGGGCTCAGCATGCTGGCGCTCAGGCACCACACGCCCAGCGCCGGGGGCGAAGACGGGCAGGCCGCGAGCCAGAGGTGCCCAGGGGCGGTGCACCTCCTGCCCCTGCTGGAGCACCACGTGGGCCTGTTCTGCCAGGCGCTGGAGGCGGCGGACAGCCCCGGGAGGAGCCCGCTGAGGGGGAGCTCCGTGTCCGGCTCCTCCTCCGAGGGCAGCGTGGCCTCCAGCCTGGAGGAGTCTCTGGTAGGCCTGGAGGAGTTTGCCTTGGCAGCGCTGAGAGCGCTCTACCACCTGCTGTCCCACAGCACCCAGGCCGTGCACGCGCTGCTGTCCCATCATGCCCCGGGGCTGCCCGAGACTGATcgcgccgccgcccgcccgGCCTGCTCCCAGGCGCCCGCGGACCCGCAGGGGGCGCCGTCCCAGCACCCCCTGCTCAGGAGGCTGCTCCAGCTGGCCGACCCGGCCTTCACCAGCCCCGCCTGCCAGAGGGAGAAGGTGCTGTCGGCCAGCCTGATGGCGCTCAACGTGCTGGCGGAGAGAGCCGGAGACCAGCTGCGCTGCAGGTAAAGGCCCGGCTCTCTGCCTCCTGAACCTCGCATTTCAGTCTGCAGTTATCTGCACACCTGCAGGGCTTGCCTTATTCTGTTTGTGAAAGGCACACTGTTGTGATGAGTCAAAAGTAGAGCAGATTTTTGGTCTGCTGGGTGGCTTGTCTTGTTAAGGATACTTTTCCAGTGGGTGGATGGTCCCTTTGGTCTGGTATGAAATCTGGACTATGCGAGTGAGAGGGAGTGATTCATTCAGCTGGGGTGACTCATAGCTCACGAGCGGCCCCAGCTAGCCAGCGGGGTGCTCACAGTCTGCCTCTTAAAGCTGCACATGCAGTGTCTTCCTCCTGCGCGTGTCTGTGCAGGCGGCAGTGTGAAAGGAAGCAGTGTGTGACATCTTGTgtgtcaaaaataaatcaaatacacacacacacacacacacacacagggtaacgtccaaaattataaaatgaccaaaaggatatattaaataaacaacagaGTGATATATGCTCAAAAAAAGGGAAAGCttatattttatactttttacgGTTGTTCTGAGAGAAGGTTTTCCTCCATCTTCTGTTAAGCTGCCCCTCCCCAAGATGCGGACGCCCGTACTAGCAGCTGCTCGTCCAAACACAAACAACCGCTCTATGGAAATTCCTCAGGGTATTCCAGCCGTGAAAAGCATCCAAACAGGCATCCATATATGGATGTGCTGTCCTTTTGTTTGACATTAACAGGATGAAGCTGGTGGTGACAAGCCCGTTCGCTGCTCGGTGCCTGTCTCTGGACTCCTCCTACAGAACTGTGTCCCTCTCCGTCAGTCTCCTGGCTGTCGCCGCCAGTGATGAGGAGGTGGCCTCTCTGCTGTGCTCACATTTGGGTGAGGTTCCTGCTCAGACCCCTTTCACTCTGTCATCAAaccaaacacactgacacatccatgctcTTCAACCTCTAGGTCAGGGCAGGCAAACCCCAGTCccggagggccacagtgtctgctggtgttcagtgtttcatcatttaagtcattgattggctataTTGTCCACACACCTTTTTCTCAAGGCCTTatttggctgctgattgaaaggaaagcacacatacctgcagacactgtggcactccagtcctggagtttgacacccctgctgaAGATTGTGGGTGAGCAAGAAGGGCTGTCTCTGGATTTCACACCAACTTCTGCTGTATTTCACTACACTGATCATTTATGTGATGCGCCATTTTAGTAAATTTTCTGACTGCTGAACACTCTCTTTGTGCGGCcatgtgaaatattttgctaTGGTCTTCAAGTCAAACCATTGTTGGTGTATCCAGGTGGGTTGGGGTAGCCAATTGGGTTGGGAGTAATTGGTGGCAAATAAATCCTGGACACACCCACTTTcctgaaaaacagcttttgttttctctgtagAACCGTGCCCTCTCCTCAAAATGTTCCAGTACGTTACGACCCGCCCGGACAAGTCAGTCACAGAGAGCCAGTGGTCTCATCTGGAGCTGGAGGTGATCAAGCTTTAGTTTGAACTAATGGTAGTTTCCATTTCAGAGAACAGATTTGTACTGTGCAGAGTACAGTGACACCCGCCGAAAATATATTGACTGTAtcaaagttttttgttttcttctttcttcacTCATCTTATTTTTCCTTGGCCAGGTTACACGGTTCCTGACGATGCTTTTTACTCAGAGAACGTCCACATGGTTGGCTTTCATTGAGTCCTCCTGTCAGTGCAACAATGAGGTAAGCAATATGGTTTAATAAGATCTGTTCCACAGCTAGCGTCCCAGTGCAGTTTCCCGTACTGATTAgttatttaaacacattacttatttaaatacatttcaaggTTTTCTGCAGTTCTAGTGCTGTTACAGCTCATTCCcattatttcaatttatttacaTGAAATAGATCTAAAATGACCAGTTATGAGCAGTGTTTTAGTGGTATTAAAATACAGATTGAGATTTAAGTATTTGAGTTGTGGAATTGCAGTCTCAAGCATTTCAgttgtataaatataatttcagtagATGCAGaacaaacatttgtttcatatggtttcattatttaaaatcatttgagGATGTGTACTTGTAACTGCATATTTAACATACCAAACAAGAAGCAAGAAATCATtagaataataaatagaaaatcttcccttatgaaaacattttggtttatttgattCCGCTGGACTTTCCTTTTTAACAAACATGAATTATCTTGTTTTCTTAAAAATCTTAATTGGTCATGTGCATCTTGTAAACTACCAAGAATATCaatgtaattaagaaaaatgacagTAGATGGCGCTACTTTCCTTTTCACTGTGCAAATCTGATCTAGCCCCATTGTCTGTTTCAGTCATTCATTTCCATACAAAACTGAATCAGATTGCAAACTGGAATTTATCAGTTAAATGTAACAAATAGCTTGAATTCTGTGTTCAGCCTGAGAGTACTGAATGCTAAACAGTTAACTTTAATGTTGCTAAAAGCCTGTTACGGCACTTCATTGCGTTCTTAATCAACTACCGCACAAGTTCAGTGAGgtgcaaaattaattttattttatttttttccttccaagTCTGAAGGACGACCTTTTTCAGTAAACCGCCATCTCTGTCTTTGGAAAACTGTTTGATTCTGTTCTGACCCTGTACTGACCCTGTACTGACCCTGCACTGTTAGCTTTCCCACATTGTATTCTTTCCAGATAGTGCTTATACGTGCCCCTTGTCTATAGAGATAGTGAACCTGATAGCTTGTGCATTCATATACAAAACTTTGTTTTTAGTTTAGAAACAGGGCTCACCTGAATGTGTGATACTATGTATGATACATTTGTAAATCAGATGTACACGCAGCCATTAAAGAGGTCCAGAAGAAGGAGGTTGCACATTCGCTGTGCTCATAAACGTATATAACAGTGGAACCAGGGCTTTGGCTCTGTGTGCCCTTGTTAGGGTTTACTTCTGttgacacagtcacacagttgATACTCTGTTGATACAGAGTTGTCGTGTAAACTGTGCTAACAATGCCTGCGTGTGCCTGAGCAGGTGGTAAGGACCCTGGTGGTGCTCCTGCACAGGCAGTGGTTGAAGGCGAGGAGGTGGGAGTACcaggaggggcggagccaagcCTGGGCCGGCCCAGGGCTGCAGCTGCTGAGGGAGGCTATGACACTGCTGCACTGGCTCCTGTTGAACGACGCCAGCTTCTCCGAGCACTGCCTGGACGTGCTGCACATGTACGACCAGGTCTTCCCCGCCATACGGGACACCTTCCGCAAGATCCCCTGCCTGACCGAGAGCGAAGGTCCGTGCCTTTGAGGC is a window of Anguilla anguilla isolate fAngAng1 chromosome 13, fAngAng1.pri, whole genome shotgun sequence DNA encoding:
- the atrip gene encoding ATR-interacting protein isoform X1: MIAYLLLWIVHNSLATQTMECPPTKRLKGLNYGAPSTTDSFGDDGDFTQDDLDEIDIIASQAFTGDVGVKGPKETFGAVYPLPGAQRKPVPEGRKASALSGSSNPGQSNMGSIYQLPTVEVFGNVQQQFKKNKDDLSYGNLEAQQAELKKKLKEVEDKLLMKDGEIRVLRDSIRHAQQEKEQERQSQLLQEKERAHIQSEKEKELLKKVKSLQSELHFKEAEMNEIKTKLQNSERGSKRVVSSTARNSPRRCSPAALQQDGSGGSGVSPGVSPFLTKESFAAQLSSRASPATADRVSHFGAGGRPVSEANNSVSNDSKFRKQGFTGPDACSCQEWILLNLLLQHPLDPSTLGLSHLLCLSPETLPGLLMQHSYLSPGSSAGSSGSSEPKAVQQLQSGFSQAQSLAMSGLSMLALRHHTPSAGGEDGQAASQRCPGAVHLLPLLEHHVGLFCQALEAADSPGRSPLRGSSVSGSSSEGSVASSLEESLVGLEEFALAALRALYHLLSHSTQAVHALLSHHAPGLPETDRAAARPACSQAPADPQGAPSQHPLLRRLLQLADPAFTSPACQREKVLSASLMALNVLAERAGDQLRCRMKLVVTSPFAARCLSLDSSYRTVSLSVSLLAVAASDEEVASLLCSHLEPCPLLKMFQYVTTRPDKSVTESQWSHLELEVTRFLTMLFTQRTSTWLAFIESSCQCNNEVVRTLVVLLHRQWLKARRWEYQEGRSQAWAGPGLQLLREAMTLLHWLLLNDASFSEHCLDVLHMYDQVFPAIRDTFRKIPCLTESEELALEEISRPEVEDAEDMDIDTGS
- the atrip gene encoding ATR-interacting protein isoform X3 is translated as MARMECPPTKRLKGLNYGAPSTTDSFGDDGDFTQDDLDEIDIIASQAFTGDVGVKGPKETFGAVYPLPGAQRKPVPEGRKASALSGSSNPGQSNMGSIYQLPTVEVFGNVQQQFKKNKDDLSYGNLEAQQAELKKKLKEVEDKLLMKDGEIRVLRDSIRHAQQEKEQERQSQLLQEKERAHIQSEKEKELLKKVKSLQSELHFKEAEMNEIKTKLQNSERGSKRVVSSTARNSPRRCSPAALQQDGSGGSGVSPGVSPFLTKESFAAQLSSRASPATADRVSHFGAGGRPVSEANNSVSNDSKFRKQGFTGPDACSCQEWILLNLLLQHPLDPSTLGLSHLLCLSPETLPGLLMQHSYLSPGSSAGSSGSSEPKAVQQLQSGFSQAQSLAMSGLSMLALRHHTPSAGGEDGQAASQRCPGAVHLLPLLEHHVGLFCQALEAADSPGRSPLRGSSVSGSSSEGSVASSLEESLVGLEEFALAALRALYHLLSHSTQAVHALLSHHAPGLPETDRAAARPACSQAPADPQGAPSQHPLLRRLLQLADPAFTSPACQREKVLSASLMALNVLAERAGDQLRCRMKLVVTSPFAARCLSLDSSYRTVSLSVSLLAVAASDEEVASLLCSHLEPCPLLKMFQYVTTRPDKSVTESQWSHLELEVTRFLTMLFTQRTSTWLAFIESSCQCNNEVVRTLVVLLHRQWLKARRWEYQEGRSQAWAGPGLQLLREAMTLLHWLLLNDASFSEHCLDVLHMYDQVFPAIRDTFRKIPCLTESEELALEEISRPEVEDAEDMDIDTGS
- the atrip gene encoding ATR-interacting protein isoform X2, which gives rise to MLGYACLVTRMECPPTKRLKGLNYGAPSTTDSFGDDGDFTQDDLDEIDIIASQAFTGDVGVKGPKETFGAVYPLPGAQRKPVPEGRKASALSGSSNPGQSNMGSIYQLPTVEVFGNVQQQFKKNKDDLSYGNLEAQQAELKKKLKEVEDKLLMKDGEIRVLRDSIRHAQQEKEQERQSQLLQEKERAHIQSEKEKELLKKVKSLQSELHFKEAEMNEIKTKLQNSERGSKRVVSSTARNSPRRCSPAALQQDGSGGSGVSPGVSPFLTKESFAAQLSSRASPATADRVSHFGAGGRPVSEANNSVSNDSKFRKQGFTGPDACSCQEWILLNLLLQHPLDPSTLGLSHLLCLSPETLPGLLMQHSYLSPGSSAGSSGSSEPKAVQQLQSGFSQAQSLAMSGLSMLALRHHTPSAGGEDGQAASQRCPGAVHLLPLLEHHVGLFCQALEAADSPGRSPLRGSSVSGSSSEGSVASSLEESLVGLEEFALAALRALYHLLSHSTQAVHALLSHHAPGLPETDRAAARPACSQAPADPQGAPSQHPLLRRLLQLADPAFTSPACQREKVLSASLMALNVLAERAGDQLRCRMKLVVTSPFAARCLSLDSSYRTVSLSVSLLAVAASDEEVASLLCSHLEPCPLLKMFQYVTTRPDKSVTESQWSHLELEVTRFLTMLFTQRTSTWLAFIESSCQCNNEVVRTLVVLLHRQWLKARRWEYQEGRSQAWAGPGLQLLREAMTLLHWLLLNDASFSEHCLDVLHMYDQVFPAIRDTFRKIPCLTESEELALEEISRPEVEDAEDMDIDTGS